One stretch of Nocardia mangyaensis DNA includes these proteins:
- a CDS encoding phospho-sugar mutase encodes MLRFGTAGLRGPLRDGPDGMNVTTVSRATAGVAAWLRERCLGGGAVVVGRDARHGSAEFATTTAEIFAAAGFPVTLLPEPVPTPVVAFAVRELGAVAGVQITASHNPPADNGYKVYLDGGAQLIAPADTEIEKCIEVVAEPVAREPVSTSGAELVDRYLARVADLPALLGGPGARAEVRIALTPLHGVGGELAVRALAAAGFTDVHVVDEQFAPDPDFPTVAFPNPEEPGAADLLLALAERVDADVAIALDPDADRCALGVLGPQGWRMLRGDETGVLLADYVLRTAPAEPLVATTIVSSRLLAKLAAARSARYAETLTGFKWLARAGDGLVYAYEEAIGHCVDPAKVRDKDGISAAVSAADLVALLKAQDTCLVDELDSYAVEFGLHAGDQVSLRLPDHAAAGALAAVLRADPPSEIAGTPVKFTDQAQVRGPLRTDALIFDADDFRIVVRPSGTEPKLKCYLEVFAPVATTADLPTARAAASERLTELGTYCRSLAATG; translated from the coding sequence ATGCTGCGCTTCGGGACCGCGGGCCTGCGCGGACCGCTGCGCGATGGCCCGGACGGGATGAACGTGACCACGGTGTCGCGGGCCACGGCCGGGGTGGCCGCCTGGCTGCGGGAACGGTGTCTGGGCGGCGGCGCGGTGGTCGTCGGACGCGATGCCCGGCACGGGTCGGCCGAGTTCGCGACCACCACGGCCGAGATCTTCGCGGCGGCGGGCTTCCCGGTGACGCTGCTGCCCGAGCCGGTGCCGACGCCGGTGGTGGCCTTCGCGGTGCGCGAGCTGGGCGCGGTGGCCGGCGTGCAGATCACCGCCTCGCACAATCCGCCCGCCGACAACGGGTACAAGGTGTATCTCGACGGTGGGGCACAGCTCATCGCGCCCGCCGACACCGAGATCGAGAAGTGCATCGAGGTCGTGGCCGAACCTGTTGCCAGGGAGCCGGTTTCGACCTCCGGTGCGGAGCTGGTCGATCGGTATCTCGCGCGGGTCGCCGACCTGCCCGCGCTGCTGGGCGGGCCCGGTGCGCGGGCCGAGGTGCGGATCGCGCTGACTCCCCTGCACGGGGTCGGCGGCGAACTCGCGGTGCGGGCACTGGCCGCGGCCGGGTTCACCGATGTGCACGTCGTCGACGAGCAGTTCGCGCCCGATCCCGACTTCCCCACCGTCGCCTTCCCCAACCCCGAGGAACCCGGCGCCGCCGACCTGCTGCTCGCCCTGGCCGAGCGGGTCGACGCCGATGTGGCGATCGCGCTCGACCCCGATGCCGACCGCTGCGCCCTCGGTGTGCTGGGACCGCAGGGCTGGCGGATGCTGCGCGGCGACGAGACCGGCGTGCTGCTGGCCGACTACGTCCTGCGCACCGCCCCCGCCGAGCCCCTGGTCGCCACCACCATCGTCTCCTCACGCCTGCTCGCGAAGCTGGCGGCCGCGCGCTCGGCCCGCTACGCGGAAACCCTGACCGGCTTCAAATGGCTGGCCAGAGCGGGTGACGGGCTCGTGTACGCCTACGAGGAGGCGATCGGCCACTGTGTGGACCCGGCGAAGGTGCGTGACAAGGACGGCATCTCGGCAGCTGTGTCGGCCGCCGATCTCGTCGCCCTGTTGAAGGCGCAGGACACCTGCCTGGTCGACGAATTGGACTCCTACGCTGTCGAATTCGGTCTGCACGCGGGCGACCAGGTCTCCCTGCGCCTGCCCGACCACGCCGCGGCAGGCGCCCTCGCCGCCGTCCTGCGCGCCGACCCACCCAGCGAAATAGCCGGTACCCCGGTGAAATTCACCGACCAAGCGCAGGTCCGCGGCCCACTGCGCACCGACGCCCTCATCTTCGACGCCGACGACTTCCGCATCGTCGTGCGCCCCTCGGGCACCGAGCCGAAACTCAAGTGCTACCTCGAAGTCTTCGCTCCGGTGGCAACGACGGCCGACCTGCCGACAGCCAGAGCCGCTGCGTCGGAACGCCTCACCGAACTAGGAACGTACTGCCGGTCGCTCGCCGCGACCGGCTAG
- a CDS encoding purine-nucleoside phosphorylase → MLAEQAAQAIAERTGVPRHRVAVVLGSGWQEAAAEIGAPRASIAMPELPGFGRPSAQGHGGMVHSLTVNDNNVLLLMGRQHLYEGYTPQQVVHPVTAAIAAGAEIVLLTNAAGGIRPGLQVGEPVLIADHLNLTARTPLEGARFVDLVDAWDPELRALAREIDPSLSDGVYAGLTGPQYETPAEIRMLATIGADLVGMSTVLEAIEARSRGAKVLGISLVTNLAAGVTGAHLSHAEVLAEGQAAAPRLGKLLRGILERV, encoded by the coding sequence ATGCTTGCCGAACAGGCCGCTCAGGCGATCGCCGAACGTACGGGAGTGCCGCGTCACCGCGTGGCCGTGGTGCTGGGATCGGGGTGGCAGGAGGCAGCAGCCGAGATCGGGGCGCCGCGTGCCTCGATCGCCATGCCGGAGTTACCCGGGTTCGGCCGACCCAGTGCGCAGGGGCACGGCGGCATGGTGCATTCGCTCACCGTGAACGACAACAACGTGCTGCTGCTGATGGGCCGTCAGCATCTCTACGAGGGCTACACCCCCCAGCAGGTCGTGCACCCGGTGACCGCCGCGATCGCCGCGGGCGCCGAGATCGTCCTGCTCACCAATGCCGCGGGTGGGATCAGGCCCGGCCTGCAAGTGGGTGAGCCGGTGCTGATCGCCGATCACCTCAATCTCACCGCGCGGACCCCGCTCGAAGGGGCGCGGTTCGTCGATCTGGTCGATGCCTGGGACCCGGAGTTGCGGGCGCTGGCCAGGGAGATCGATCCGAGCCTGAGCGACGGCGTCTACGCCGGACTCACCGGTCCGCAGTACGAGACGCCCGCCGAGATCCGCATGCTGGCCACGATCGGTGCCGATCTGGTCGGCATGTCGACGGTCCTGGAGGCGATCGAGGCGCGTTCGCGTGGCGCGAAGGTGCTCGGGATCTCGCTGGTCACCAATCTGGCCGCGGGTGTCACCGGTGCGCATCTGTCGCACGCGGAGGTGCTCGCCGAGGGGCAGGCGGCCGCGCCCCGGCTGGGCAAGCTGCTGCGCGGGATTCTGGAGCGCGTGTAG
- a CDS encoding NAD(P)H-quinone dehydrogenase, translating into MARIAIIGGGPAGYEAALVAAQHGASVTLVDADGIGGACVLWDCVPSKTFIASTGLRTDLRRARDLGITLDASQAQVHLPEVNGRVKALALAQSSDIRAKLQAAGVQLLAGRGELVGPATGLAHRVRARQADGSSEEFEAEVVLIATGASPRVLPGAEPDGERILNWRQLYDLHELPETLVVVGSGVTGAEFVSAYTEMGVRVKLVSSRDRVLPGEDADAALVLEDALAERGVELVKHARADAVERTADGVVVKLSDGRTVTGSHALMTVGSTPNTDQLGLDRVGIDLDRGGYLRVDRVSRTSVPGIYAAGDCTGLLPLASVAAMQGRIAMYHALGEGVSPIRLKTVASAVFTRPEIATVGVSQTAIDDGEVPARTVMLPLNTNPRAKMSGLRRGFVKIFCRPATGVVIGGVVVAPIASELILPIALAVQNNLTVTDLAQTFSVYPSLTGSVTEAGRLLMRHDDLD; encoded by the coding sequence GTGGCACGGATTGCGATCATCGGTGGTGGACCGGCCGGATACGAGGCGGCCTTGGTGGCCGCCCAGCACGGGGCCTCGGTAACCCTGGTAGACGCCGACGGCATCGGTGGCGCCTGTGTGCTGTGGGATTGCGTTCCGTCGAAGACCTTCATCGCCTCCACCGGTCTGCGTACCGATCTGCGCCGCGCCCGCGACCTGGGCATCACCCTCGACGCCAGCCAGGCGCAGGTGCACCTGCCCGAGGTCAACGGGCGGGTGAAGGCGCTGGCGCTGGCCCAGTCCTCCGACATCCGCGCCAAGCTGCAGGCCGCGGGCGTGCAACTGCTGGCCGGCCGGGGCGAATTGGTCGGTCCCGCCACCGGTTTGGCGCACCGGGTGCGCGCGAGGCAGGCCGACGGCAGCAGCGAGGAGTTCGAGGCCGAGGTGGTGCTCATCGCCACCGGCGCCAGCCCGCGTGTGCTGCCCGGCGCCGAACCCGACGGCGAGCGCATCCTGAACTGGCGTCAGCTCTACGACCTGCACGAACTGCCCGAAACGCTGGTGGTCGTCGGTTCCGGCGTCACCGGCGCCGAGTTCGTCTCCGCCTACACCGAGATGGGGGTGCGGGTGAAGCTGGTCTCCAGCCGCGACCGCGTGCTGCCGGGCGAGGACGCCGACGCGGCGCTCGTGCTCGAGGACGCCCTCGCCGAACGCGGCGTGGAACTGGTCAAGCACGCGCGCGCCGACGCGGTGGAGCGCACCGCCGACGGCGTCGTGGTGAAGCTGTCCGACGGACGCACGGTGACCGGTTCGCACGCCCTGATGACCGTCGGCTCCACGCCGAACACTGATCAGCTCGGCCTCGACCGGGTCGGCATCGACCTCGATCGTGGCGGCTACCTGCGCGTCGACCGGGTCTCGCGCACCTCGGTACCCGGCATCTACGCTGCAGGCGACTGCACCGGGCTGCTGCCGCTGGCCTCGGTGGCCGCCATGCAGGGCCGGATCGCGATGTACCACGCGCTGGGCGAGGGTGTGAGCCCCATCCGCTTGAAGACGGTGGCCTCGGCGGTGTTCACCCGGCCCGAGATCGCGACGGTCGGCGTGAGTCAGACCGCGATCGACGACGGTGAGGTCCCAGCGCGCACGGTGATGCTGCCGCTGAACACCAATCCGCGCGCGAAGATGTCGGGCCTGCGCCGCGGCTTCGTCAAGATCTTCTGCCGCCCGGCGACCGGGGTGGTCATCGGCGGCGTCGTGGTCGCGCCGATCGCCTCGGAGCTGATCCTGCCGATCGCGCTCGCGGTGCAGAACAACCTCACCGTCACCGATCTGGCGCAGACCTTCTCGGTGTACCCGTCGCTGACCGGATCGGTCACCGAAGCCGGCCGTTTGCTGATGCGTCACGACGACCTGGACTGA
- a CDS encoding M20 family metallopeptidase, producing the protein MSGSEIVESWLAEHTADLVQWRRHIHANPELSRAEFATTEFVSGWLTKAGLSWQVLPSGTGLLCDFGPADRPRIALRADMDALPMQEFTGLSFASTVPGVSHACGHDAHTTVLLGTALALAEAEDTLPVGVRLVFQPAEEVMPGGAIDAVAAGAMDGVDRIFALHCDPRLEVGKVGVRTGAITSAADTVELVFDSPGGHTSRPHLTSDLVYAIGAVITGLPGLLSRRVDPRTSTVMVWGAVSAGKAPNAIPQTGMLTGTVRTGDHATWLLLEPLVREIIDGLLAPTGVRYQLNYKRGVPPVVNDPASALMVENAVRALGPDALADTPQSGGGEDFSWYLEEAPGAMARLGVWPGTGEQLDLHQPTFDIDERALAVGVRTLANIILQA; encoded by the coding sequence ATGTCCGGCTCGGAGATCGTCGAGTCGTGGCTGGCCGAACACACCGCCGACCTGGTGCAGTGGCGTCGGCACATCCACGCCAACCCCGAGCTCTCCCGCGCGGAGTTCGCCACCACCGAGTTCGTCTCCGGCTGGCTGACCAAGGCCGGGCTGAGCTGGCAGGTGCTGCCCAGCGGCACCGGGCTGCTGTGCGATTTCGGCCCCGCCGACCGGCCCCGGATCGCGCTGCGCGCCGATATGGACGCGTTGCCGATGCAGGAGTTCACCGGCCTGAGCTTCGCCTCGACCGTGCCCGGCGTCTCGCACGCCTGCGGCCACGACGCGCACACCACGGTGCTGCTCGGCACCGCGTTGGCGCTGGCCGAGGCCGAGGACACGTTGCCGGTCGGGGTGCGGCTGGTGTTCCAGCCCGCCGAGGAAGTGATGCCGGGCGGTGCGATCGACGCCGTCGCCGCGGGCGCGATGGACGGTGTCGACCGGATCTTCGCGCTGCACTGCGATCCCCGGCTCGAAGTCGGCAAGGTCGGCGTGCGCACGGGTGCGATCACCTCGGCCGCCGACACGGTCGAGCTGGTGTTCGACTCACCCGGCGGGCACACCTCACGTCCGCATCTGACCAGCGATCTGGTCTACGCGATCGGCGCCGTCATCACCGGGCTGCCCGGGCTGCTGAGCCGTCGGGTCGACCCGCGAACCAGCACCGTGATGGTGTGGGGCGCGGTGAGCGCGGGTAAGGCGCCCAATGCGATTCCGCAGACCGGCATGCTCACCGGCACCGTCCGCACCGGCGATCACGCGACCTGGCTGCTGCTGGAACCGCTGGTTCGCGAGATCATCGACGGGCTGCTCGCGCCGACCGGGGTGCGCTACCAGCTCAACTACAAGCGGGGAGTGCCGCCGGTGGTCAACGATCCGGCCTCGGCGCTGATGGTCGAGAACGCGGTGCGGGCGCTGGGGCCCGACGCGCTCGCCGACACGCCGCAGTCCGGGGGCGGGGAGGACTTCTCCTGGTATTTGGAGGAGGCGCCCGGCGCCATGGCGCGGTTGGGTGTGTGGCCGGGAACCGGGGAGCAGTTGGACCTGCATCAGCCGACGTTCGACATCGACGAGCGGGCGTTGGCGGTGGGGGTCCGGACTCTCGCCAACATCATCCTGCAGGCTTAG
- a CDS encoding gamma-glutamylcyclotransferase: MPIYAAYGSNMDSTQMLERCPHSPMSGTGWLEGWRLTFAGDDIGWEGPLATVVEDPGSRVFVVLYDVSPEDEERLDRWEGSDFGIHKKIRLRVTGTQGESRLAWLYVLDAYEGGLPSARYIGVIADAAEKAGAPEEYVHSLRTRNSKNVGPGSA; encoded by the coding sequence GTGCCGATCTATGCCGCCTACGGGTCCAACATGGACTCGACGCAGATGCTGGAACGCTGCCCGCATTCGCCCATGTCCGGGACCGGGTGGCTGGAAGGTTGGCGCCTGACCTTCGCCGGTGACGACATCGGCTGGGAAGGGCCGTTGGCCACCGTCGTCGAGGATCCGGGTTCCCGGGTGTTCGTCGTCCTCTACGACGTCTCCCCCGAGGACGAGGAGCGCCTCGACCGCTGGGAGGGCTCGGACTTCGGCATCCACAAGAAGATCCGACTCCGTGTCACCGGCACCCAGGGCGAGTCCCGCCTGGCCTGGCTCTACGTCCTCGACGCCTACGAAGGCGGCCTCCCCTCGGCCCGCTACATCGGCGTCATCGCCGACGCGGCCGAAAAAGCAGGCGCCCCCGAGGAATACGTCCACTCCCTGCGCACCCGTAACAGCAAGAACGTAGGCCCCGGCTCAGCGTGA
- a CDS encoding M20 family metallopeptidase, whose amino-acid sequence MAPSRTGELSATASDAAILAASAELIGLSHAIHAEPELAFAETRSVAKVLEPLVGRGFAVTTGVAGLPTAFRAVYGSGPLTVGICAEYDALPEIGHACGHNIIAASAVGAALGLAEVADPLGLTVVVLGTPAEESGGGKILMLEAGAFDDIAMAMMVHPGPVDIVGARSLALADLAITFHGREAHASAAPELGRNAGDAVTLTQVALGLLRQHLRPGQQLHGIVSDGGVAPNIVPGRAELLYYLRAADSTSLDDLMRRAKACFEAGALATGCTHDIRTLAPTYTELTPDPVLSALYRAQLTGLGRTPIAPELEVLRPLGSTDMGNVTNVIPGIHPVIGIDAGGAVTHQPEFATAAVNTSADRAVLDGALALSRTAVATARDEVHRDRLLQRLLQRQEDIR is encoded by the coding sequence ATGGCACCCTCGCGCACCGGCGAACTCTCGGCCACCGCGTCCGATGCCGCGATCCTCGCGGCCTCGGCCGAACTGATCGGTCTCTCACACGCGATCCACGCCGAACCCGAGCTCGCCTTCGCCGAGACGCGCAGCGTGGCCAAGGTCCTCGAACCGCTGGTCGGACGTGGTTTCGCCGTCACCACCGGCGTCGCGGGCCTGCCGACCGCGTTTCGCGCCGTCTACGGCAGCGGCCCGCTGACCGTCGGCATCTGTGCCGAATACGACGCGCTCCCCGAGATCGGGCACGCCTGCGGGCACAACATCATCGCCGCCTCGGCCGTCGGCGCCGCGCTCGGCCTGGCCGAGGTGGCCGATCCGCTCGGCCTGACCGTCGTCGTGCTCGGCACTCCGGCCGAGGAGAGCGGCGGCGGCAAGATCCTCATGCTGGAAGCGGGTGCCTTCGACGACATCGCGATGGCGATGATGGTGCACCCCGGCCCCGTCGACATCGTCGGCGCGCGGTCACTGGCCCTGGCCGATCTGGCGATCACCTTCCACGGTCGTGAAGCGCACGCCAGCGCCGCACCCGAACTGGGCCGCAACGCGGGCGACGCGGTGACGCTGACCCAGGTTGCCCTCGGATTGCTGCGCCAGCACCTGCGCCCCGGTCAACAACTGCACGGTATAGTGTCCGACGGTGGCGTAGCCCCCAACATCGTGCCCGGACGCGCGGAGTTGCTGTACTACCTCCGCGCTGCCGATTCCACCTCCCTCGACGACCTGATGCGCCGAGCGAAGGCGTGTTTCGAAGCGGGCGCCCTGGCAACCGGCTGCACTCACGACATACGGACGCTCGCGCCCACCTATACCGAGCTCACCCCCGATCCGGTTCTCTCGGCGCTCTACCGCGCGCAGCTCACCGGGCTGGGCCGGACGCCGATCGCGCCCGAGCTCGAGGTGCTGCGTCCGCTCGGGAGCACCGACATGGGCAACGTCACCAACGTCATCCCCGGCATCCACCCGGTGATCGGTATCGATGCCGGTGGCGCGGTGACTCATCAGCCCGAGTTCGCGACCGCCGCGGTGAACACCTCGGCTGATCGGGCGGTGCTCGACGGCGCCCTCGCACTGTCGCGTACCGCTGTCGCGACGGCGCGCGATGAAGTACACAGGGACAGGTTGTTGCAACGGTTGCTCCAACGACAGGAGGACATTCGGTGA
- a CDS encoding enoyl-CoA hydratase-related protein, whose translation MPYLERSGDVFVLYLGNEGQTDNENRFSPDWIDAFHAELDKVEASEGAAALVTVATGKFYSNGLDTDWVFGNLDKIHGYLDRVHTLYTRLLTFPLPTVAAINGHAFGAGAMLALSHDFSVMRGDRGFWSLPEVHLGMPFTVGMNGLLKGRLANPVCVQAMTTGHRFGADEAIAAGIVTAKADAEEVLPAAIARAAALTSLRKPIAPIIKTALHAETLAALATPVTPENLPFGN comes from the coding sequence ATGCCGTATTTGGAGCGCTCCGGTGACGTGTTCGTGCTGTACCTCGGAAACGAGGGCCAGACCGACAACGAGAACCGTTTTTCGCCGGACTGGATCGATGCTTTCCACGCCGAGCTCGACAAGGTCGAGGCGTCCGAGGGCGCGGCCGCGCTGGTGACCGTCGCGACCGGCAAATTCTACAGCAACGGTCTCGACACCGACTGGGTGTTCGGCAACCTGGACAAGATTCACGGCTACCTGGACCGCGTGCACACCCTCTACACCCGCTTGCTGACCTTCCCCCTGCCGACCGTCGCCGCGATCAACGGTCACGCGTTCGGTGCGGGCGCGATGCTGGCCCTCTCGCACGACTTCAGCGTGATGCGCGGTGACCGCGGCTTCTGGTCGCTGCCCGAGGTGCACCTCGGCATGCCCTTCACCGTCGGGATGAACGGCCTGCTCAAGGGGCGTCTCGCCAACCCGGTGTGCGTGCAGGCCATGACCACCGGCCACCGTTTCGGTGCCGACGAGGCCATCGCCGCCGGCATCGTGACCGCCAAGGCCGATGCCGAGGAGGTGCTGCCCGCCGCGATCGCGCGCGCGGCCGCGCTGACCAGCTTGCGCAAGCCGATCGCCCCGATCATCAAGACCGCCCTGCACGCCGAGACCCTCGCCGCGCTGGCCACCCCGGTCACCCCGGAGAACCTGCCGTTCGGCAACTGA